The following is a genomic window from Janibacter sp. DB-40.
TCCCTCGGACTCATCGGCATCGTGGTGTCGCTAGGCCTGCTGATGTACCTGGCCTACCGCGGCATCAATGTGCTGATCCTCGCGCCCATACTGGCGCTGCTGGCCACCCTGATGGCCGGTGGGCCGATGCTGGCGACCTACACCCAGGTCTTCATGCCCGCCCTCGGCGGGTACGCCATCACGTACTTCCCGCTGTTCCTGCTGGGCGCCATCTTCGGCAAGGTGATGGACGTCAGCGGCAGCGCCAAGGCGATCGCCGACTTCATCGTCAACCGCATCGGTGCCAGCCGCGCCATCCTCGCCATCACCCTGGCCTGCGGCATCCTCACCTACGGCGGGGTCTCGCTCTTCGTCGTCGCCTTCGCCGTCTTCCCGATCGCGGCAGCGCTGTTCAAGGAGGCCGGCCTGCCCAAGCGGCTCATCCCCGCCACCATCGCGCTGGGCTCCTTCACCTTCACGATGACGGCGCTGCCGGGCACCCCGGCCATCCAGAACGCCATCCCGGCGCCGTTCTTCAGCACCAATGCCTTCGCCGCGCCCGGGCTGGGCGCCATCGCCGGCCTGATCATGCTCGTCGGTGGTGTCCTCTGGCTCGACCGTCGCGCGAAGAAGCTCCTCGCGGCGGGCGAGGGGTACGAGCCGCCGGTGATCGCCGGCGGCGGGTTCCCCGGTTTCGGCCGGAAGAAGGCGGCCGAGGAGCAGCCCCGCGTCGAGCACAGCGACCAGGACGACCACCTCATGGAGCGCCCCCACGTGCCCGTCTGGCTCGCCTTCCTGCCGATCGTCGTCGTCATCGGGCTCAACTACGCGCTGGTCAACTGGATCTTCCCGAGCATGGAGTTCGAGTACCTGCAGCAGGAGGCGTACGGCTCGGTCGGCATCGACAAGGTCGCCGGCATCTGGGGGATCATCGTGGCCCTCGTCGCGGCGATCGTGCTCAACCTGGGCACCAACTGGGGCCGCATCCAGGACGTCAAGGCGACGGTCAACGAGGGCACGATGGGTTCCCTCCTGCCGATCTTCAACACCGCCTCGGAGGTCGGCTACGGAGCGGTGATCGCCTCCCTCGCCGCCTTCACGACCATCAAGGAGGCCGTCCTGGGCGTCTCGGGCAACCCGTTGGTCTCCCTGGCGCTGTCGGTCAACGTGCTCGCCGGTGTCACCGGCTCGGCCTCCGGCGGCATGAGCATCGCGCTCGAGGCCCTTGGCGACCAGTTCCGCACGATGGCGGTCGAGCAGGGCATCGACCTCGAGCTGGTCCACCGCGTCACGGCGATCGCCTCCGGTGGCTTCGACGCGCTGCCGCACAACGGTGCCGTGATCACCCTGCTGGGGATCTGCGGGCTCACCCACCGCCAGTCGTACAAGGACATCGGTGTCGTGGCGGTGCTGATCCCGGTGATCGCACTCGTCGCGGTGATCGTCCTGGGCACGCTGTTCGGCAGCTTCTGACCCGACTGCCACGCACGAAGGGAGGGCCCGTCACCGAGTCGGTGACGGGCCCTCCTTCGTGCTCGTGCAGGCTCAGCCGATGTCGCGGAAGGGCTGCACGCTCGCGCCGAGGGCGTTGAGTCGCTCGGCGAGGTCCTCGTAGCCGCGGTGGATGACGTAGACGTTGCGCAGGTACGAGGTGCCCGGCGCGGCGAGCATCGCCAGCAGGACGACGACGCCGGGGCGCAGTGCCGGCGGGCAGGTGACCTCGTTGGAGCGCCACCGGCTCGGGCCCTCGACGAGGACGCGGTGCGGGTCCAGCAGGGTGACCTTGCCGCCGACCTTGTTCAGCTCGGTCAGGTAGATCGCCCGGTTGTCGTAGACCCAGTCGTGGATCGTCGTCGTGCCGTGCGCGCAGGCGGCGATGAGGGCGAAGAAGGGCAGGTTGTCGATGTTCAGGCCCGGGAAGGGCATCGGGTGGATCTTGTCGATCGGGGCCCGCAGCGGCCCCGGCTGGGTGGTGATGTCGACGAGCCGGGTGCGGCCGTTGTGGGCCCGGTACTCCTCGGTCATCGAGTACTTCATCCCCATGCCGGCGAGGGTCGCCAGCTCGATCTCGAGGAACTCGATCGGGCAGCGCCTGATCGTGATCTCGGACTCGGTGACCACGGCGGCGGCGATCAGGCTCATCGCCTCGATCGGGTCCTCGCTGGGGGAGTACTCGACATCGACGTCGATGTCGCGCACGCCCGAGACCACGAGCGTCGTGCTGCCGATGCCCTCGACGCGCACGCCGAGCCGCTCGAGGAAGAAGCACAGGTCCTGGACCATGTAGTTGGGCGAGGCGTTGCGGATCGTGGTGCGCCCGGGGTGGCGAGCGGCGGCCATGAGGGCGTTCTCGGTGACGGTGTCGCCGCGCTCGGTGAGGACGATCGCGCGGTCCGCACCGTCCTGCGGGTCGACCTGGGCCTCGTACCAGCCCTGGGTGGCCTGCACGTCGAGACCGAAGTGGGTCAGCGAGGTCATGTGCGGCTCGACCGTGCGGGTGCCGAGGTCGCAGCCACCGGCGTAGGGCAGGCGGAAGTCGGCGAACTCGTGCAGGAGGGGGCCGAGGAACATGATGACGCTGCGGGTGCGCCGAGCCGCCTCCTCGTCCATGGCCTCGAGGTTGAACCTCGCCGGCGGGACGATCTCCAGGTCGGCGCTGTCCGGCAGCCACCTGGTCCGCACGCCGATCGACTCGAGGACCTCGAGGATGCGGTTGACCTCCTCGATGCGGGCCAGGTTGCGCAGGGTCGTCGTGCCCTTGTTGAGCAGGGAGGCGCACAGCAGCGCGACGGCGGCGTTCTTGCTGGTCTTGACGTCGATGGCGCCGGAGAGCTGCCGGCCACCCTCCACCTTGAGGTGGACGGCGCCGGAGCCCGACGTGCGGGTCAGTGCGACGAGCTCGGTGTCGAGGGCTTCGCTGATGCGGGCGAGGCTGTCGAGGGTGAGGTTCTGGCCGCCGGCCTCGATGCGCGTGACGGCGCTCTGGCTCGTCTCCAGGCGCGCGGCCAGGTCGGCCTGGGACAGGCCGGCGCGGTGTCGTGCGTCCTTGATGGTCGTGCCGATACGGGCGAGGTAGTCATCAGACATGCCTGCCACCGTAACTCATATATGAGTTCATACGCAGATCTGCGGGCCGCAGCGTGTCACCTGGAGGACCTCGGCCCGGGGTTGCACCACGTCCACTCGGGCAGGGGCTGCCCGTGACGGCGGTAGAGGTCCCGGTCCAGCGGGTCCTCCCACGTCAGCCGGGCGAAGGGAGGGAATCGGCGCCCTCTCCGGTCACGGGCGATGAGGTCGTCCGTGCCCCAGGCCTCGTCGGCGACCTCCTCGGCATCGGCATCGGCTGCCGGGCTGAGGCGTCGGGCTGCGACCCGCCCGCCTACGCGTCCGGGTGGGCCTCGAAGGCCGCGACGAGCATCGGTGCCACGATCTCCTGCTGCCACGGGCGCACGCCGTGCTCGGCCAGCGCGGCCGCGAAGCCCTCGGTGCTCCGCTCGGCCGGCGGGCTCCACACGACACGGCGAAGCGGATCGGGGGAGCAGACGTTCTCGATCGGGATCGTGTGCTCCTCGGCGAAGGCCGTGAGGGCGGCACGGGTCGTCGTCAGCCGCTCCGCGGCGAGCGGGTCGCGGTTGGCCCACGAGCGCTGCGGCGGGGGCCGTCCGACTTCAGCGTCGGTGGCGGCAGCTCCTCGTCCGCCAGCTCCCGGGCCCGCTCGACGGCGGCGAGCCAGGCACGCTGGCTGCGCTGGATGGCGCGGTGACCGCGGGGCAGGTCGCCCGGACCTCCCGGCGCGGCCTGCGCGATCTCGACCAGGGCCGCGTCAGGGATGACGCGCCCGGGGGAGGTGTCGCGCTCACGGGCGATCCGGTCGCGCTCCCACCACAGCTCGCGCACGGTGGCCAGGACGCGGGGCTGGCGGATCTTGTGCAGGCCGGAGGTCCGTCGCCACGGGTCCTGGCGCGGGGCGGGCCGCCAGTCCAGGAGCGAGGTGAACTCCTGTCTCGCCCACTCCGACTTGCCCTGCGCCGCGAGGTCGGCGCCCATGAGGTTGCGCACCTCGGTGAGCACCTCGACGTCGAGAGCCGCGTAGCGCAACCACGGCTCCGGCAGGGGCCGGGTGGACCAGTCGACGGCCGAGTGCTCCTTGGCCAGCGAGATCCCGAGGTAGTGCTCGATCACGGCGGCGAGCCCGACCCGGGGCAGCCCGAGCAGGCGGGCGCCGAGCTCGGTGTCGAAGATCTGTCGTGGCACCAGGCCGACGTCGCGCAGGCAGGCGAGGTCCTGGGTGGCTGCGTGCAGGATCCACTCACCGGTCCCGATCGCCTGGTCGACCGGCTGGAGGTCGGGGAGGAAGACCGGGTCGATCAGCCAGGTGCCCGAGCCCTCACGTCGCAGCTGCACCAGGTAGGCGGCCTGCCCGTAGCGGTAACCGGAGGCGCGCTCGGCATCGATGGCGACCGGCCCGACGCCGGCCGAGATCGCGTCCGCGCACGCGATCAGCTCGGACTCGCGCGTGATGACGTCCGGGACACCCTCGGCGGGTTCGGCGAGCAGCGGGAGAGGTGCCTTCGTGGCCTCCTCGTCCCCGCCCTTCGCCGGTCCCGAGCTCAACGGCGCCGTCCCGGGAGTGCGACGACTCCCTCCGGCAGCGGGGGCAGCCCGCCGACCGTCCCCAGCATGTCCACCCACGCGGACAGGTGCGTGCCGGCGTCAGCGTCGGTGGGGCTCCACGAGGCGCGGATCTCCATCTCGACGCTGGGCTCGCGGTCGTCGAGGTCGCCGAAGGACTCCGAGACCACATGGGTGACGGTCCCCGCGAGGTTGTGCGCCTCGATACCGTGCGCTTGGAGCGCATCGGTGAGCCACGACCAGCCGACCGCGCCGAGCATCGGGTCACCGGCGACCTCGGCCTCGAGCTCCGCCCGGGCGAAGGTGACCACGCGCCATGCACCGCCCCACGGCTCGGGCTCCTGCGGGTCGTGCAGCAGCACGAAGCGTCCGGTGGCCACGTCCTCACCGTCCGAGGCATCGACGATGTCGGCGGTCATCGCCACGGCCTGGGGTGCGAGGCGGGTCGGCGCCGGGACCTCGGTCAGGCGCACCTCTGGACGCAGCCGCGCTTCGTGCACGCTGCGCAGGGCGTGATCGAAGTCGGGCGACTGCGCACCGGAGATCTGTCGGGAGGCCACCATGTGAGGGTAGGTCGCCGGACGCGGTGCGGACGGGAGGCCACGCCGGGGGAGACGTACCGTTACCCGCGTGACGATCGTCCTCGCCCTCGCGGCCTCCGTGACCTGGGGTGCCTCGGACTTCATCGCGGGGATCCTCTCCGGTCGGCTCCCGGCGCGCACCGTCGTCATCTGCTCCCAGGCCGTGGCCCTGGTCGCGATCTCCGGTGTCGTCCTCGTCGTCGGGCTGCCCCTGCCACCGGGCCCGTGGTGGCTGTGGGGCGCGGTCGGGGGAGTGGCCGAGGGCGCCGGCCTGCTCGCCCTCTACAGCGGCCTGGCCCGCGGCCGCATGGGCATCGTGACGCCGATCGCCGGTCTCGGTGTCCTCGTCCCCGTGGTCGTCGGACTCGTCCGCGGCGACCCCGTGACCGTCCTGCTCGGCGCCGGCATCCTGCTGGCGATCGTCGGGGGCGTCCTCGCCAGCGGCCCCGAGGTCGAGGGTGGCGGCGAAGGGGGCGACGCCACCTCCATCCTCTACGCCGTCCTCGCGGCCCTCGGGCTGGGGACGGCGATGGCCTGTGTCGACCTCGGCAGCCGGGTCTCGGGGCTGCACACCCTGTGGGCGATGCGGGTGGCGTCGGTGGGCGTCTTCCTGCTGCTCGCCCTGGTGCTGACGACCCGGTGGCGCATCCCCCGAGGGCTGGCCCCGGGCCTGGTCGTCGTGGGCATCGCCGACCTGTCGGCCACCGCGCTCTTCAGCATGGCCACGACCCGAGGGCACCTGAGCATCGCCGGGGTGCTCGCCTCGCTGTACCCGGTGACGACGATCCTGCTCGCGTGGCTGCTGCTGCGCGAGCGGCTGCGGCCCGTGCAGGTCGTCGGGGTGGCCGCCGCGCTGGCGGGTATCGCCCTCATCGCCAGCTGACCCACCCCCTTCGCCCGGGGCCGGGAGGAGGCACCCTGCATGGGAGGATCGGGGGCGTGAACACCGCAGCCTCGCCCTCCGACAGCCCCCTGGTCCGCGCGGCCCGGGGCCAGTCCGTCCCGCACACCCCGGTGTGGTTCATGCGCCAGGCCGGCCGCTCCCTCCCGGAGTACCGCGAGCTGCGGGCCGGCACGACGATGTTGGAGGCCTGTCGCACCCCCGACCTCGTCACCGAGATCACCCTGCAGCCGGTGCGCCGCCACCGCGTGGACGCCGCGATCTTCTTCTCCGACATCGTCGTCCCGCTCGAGGCCGTCGGCATCGACATCGACATCGAGCCGGGTGTCGGTCCGGTGCTGGACGTGCCCTTCCGCTCCCGGGAGGACCTCGACCGCATCCCGGAGCTGACCCCCGACATGGTCGGCGACATCACCGAGTCCGTCCGGCGGATCGTGCTCGAGCTCGGGGCGACACCGCTCATCGGATTCGCCGGTGCCCCCTTCACGCTGGCCTCGTACCTCATCGAGGGTGGACCGAGCAAGAACCACGAGAACACCAAGGCGCTCATGCACGGCGACCCGCAGCTGTGGCACGACCTGTGCGCGCGCCTGTCGCAGATCGCCGCGACCTTCCTGCAGGTGCAGGTCGACGCCGGTGCGAGCGCCGTCCAGCTCTTCGACTCCTGGGCCGGGTTCCTCTCCAGGGCCGACTACCGACGGCACGTCCTGCCGCACAGCACGGCGACGCTGTCCGCACTCGCGGACCGTGACGTCCCGCGGATCCACTTCGGTGTGGGCACCGGTGAGCTGCTCGTGGATATGGCGGGCGCGGGGACCGAGGTCATCGGCGTCGACTACCGCGTCTCCCTCGCCGAGGCCATCGAGCGCGTCGGCGGTGACCAGCCGGTGCAGGGCAACCTCGACCCCGCGCTGCTCTTCGCCCCCTGGGAGGTCATCGAGACCCAGGTGCGCCGGATCCTCGCCGAGGGGCGCGCGGCGCCCGGACACATCTTCAACCTCGGCCACGGGGTCCTGCCGGACACCGACCCGGTCGTCCTCACCCGTGTCGTCGAGCTGGTCCACGAGGTCAGCGGGCGTTGATGCCTCCCCGCGTGATCGTCGTCGGTGGGGGCATCGCCGGTCTGGCCACGGCCCACCACCTGCTGGCGCAGCGGCCCGACCTCGACGTCCTCGTCGTCGACGCGGGGGAGCGGCCGGGCGGCAAGATCCGTGGGGTGGAGGTCGGCGGTGTCACCGTCGACGTCGGTGCCGAGTCGGTCGTCGCGAGCAGCCGGACCGCGCGTGAGCTGATCACCGACGTGGGACTGGCCGACCGTCTGGTCCATCCCGAGCCGGTCCCGGCCACCATCTGGTCCCGCGGCGCGCGCCACCACGTCCCGGCGCGCAGTTACCTGGGCATCCCGTCCGGCGAGACCGACCTCGGCGGCCTCCTGACCGGGGGTGAGGTCGCCCGGGCTGCGGGACCGGCCCCTTCGCCCTCGACGGTGATGTGTCGGTCGCCGACGCGGTCGGCTCCGTGTACGGCCGGGCGGTGGTCGACCGGGTCGTCGAGCCGCTGCTCGGTGGGGTCTACGCCGGA
Proteins encoded in this region:
- a CDS encoding HRDC domain-containing protein codes for the protein MSSGPAKGGDEEATKAPLPLLAEPAEGVPDVITRESELIACADAISAGVGPVAIDAERASGYRYGQAAYLVQLRREGSGTWLIDPVFLPDLQPVDQAIGTGEWILHAATQDLACLRDVGLVPRQIFDTELGARLLGLPRVGLAAVIEHYLGISLAKEHSAVDWSTRPLPEPWLRYAALDVEVLTEVRNLMGADLAAQGKSEWARQEFTSLLDWRPAPRQDPWRRTSGLHKIRQPRVLATVRELWWERDRIARERDTSPGRVIPDAALVEIAQAAPGGPGDLPRGHRAIQRSQRAWLAAVERARELADEELPPPTLKSDGPRRSARGPTATRSPRSG
- a CDS encoding UDP-N-acetylglucosamine 1-carboxyvinyltransferase yields the protein MSDDYLARIGTTIKDARHRAGLSQADLAARLETSQSAVTRIEAGGQNLTLDSLARISEALDTELVALTRTSGSGAVHLKVEGGRQLSGAIDVKTSKNAAVALLCASLLNKGTTTLRNLARIEEVNRILEVLESIGVRTRWLPDSADLEIVPPARFNLEAMDEEAARRTRSVIMFLGPLLHEFADFRLPYAGGCDLGTRTVEPHMTSLTHFGLDVQATQGWYEAQVDPQDGADRAIVLTERGDTVTENALMAAARHPGRTTIRNASPNYMVQDLCFFLERLGVRVEGIGSTTLVVSGVRDIDVDVEYSPSEDPIEAMSLIAAAVVTESEITIRRCPIEFLEIELATLAGMGMKYSMTEEYRAHNGRTRLVDITTQPGPLRAPIDKIHPMPFPGLNIDNLPFFALIAACAHGTTTIHDWVYDNRAIYLTELNKVGGKVTLLDPHRVLVEGPSRWRSNEVTCPPALRPGVVVLLAMLAAPGTSYLRNVYVIHRGYEDLAERLNALGASVQPFRDIG
- a CDS encoding DUF3000 domain-containing protein, with translation MASRQISGAQSPDFDHALRSVHEARLRPEVRLTEVPAPTRLAPQAVAMTADIVDASDGEDVATGRFVLLHDPQEPEPWGGAWRVVTFARAELEAEVAGDPMLGAVGWSWLTDALQAHGIEAHNLAGTVTHVVSESFGDLDDREPSVEMEIRASWSPTDADAGTHLSAWVDMLGTVGGLPPLPEGVVALPGRRR
- the hemE gene encoding uroporphyrinogen decarboxylase; its protein translation is MNTAASPSDSPLVRAARGQSVPHTPVWFMRQAGRSLPEYRELRAGTTMLEACRTPDLVTEITLQPVRRHRVDAAIFFSDIVVPLEAVGIDIDIEPGVGPVLDVPFRSREDLDRIPELTPDMVGDITESVRRIVLELGATPLIGFAGAPFTLASYLIEGGPSKNHENTKALMHGDPQLWHDLCARLSQIAATFLQVQVDAGASAVQLFDSWAGFLSRADYRRHVLPHSTATLSALADRDVPRIHFGVGTGELLVDMAGAGTEVIGVDYRVSLAEAIERVGGDQPVQGNLDPALLFAPWEVIETQVRRILAEGRAAPGHIFNLGHGVLPDTDPVVLTRVVELVHEVSGR
- a CDS encoding DMT family transporter, producing the protein MTIVLALAASVTWGASDFIAGILSGRLPARTVVICSQAVALVAISGVVLVVGLPLPPGPWWLWGAVGGVAEGAGLLALYSGLARGRMGIVTPIAGLGVLVPVVVGLVRGDPVTVLLGAGILLAIVGGVLASGPEVEGGGEGGDATSILYAVLAALGLGTAMACVDLGSRVSGLHTLWAMRVASVGVFLLLALVLTTRWRIPRGLAPGLVVVGIADLSATALFSMATTRGHLSIAGVLASLYPVTTILLAWLLLRERLRPVQVVGVAAALAGIALIAS
- a CDS encoding GntP family permease, whose translation is MSLGLIGIVVSLGLLMYLAYRGINVLILAPILALLATLMAGGPMLATYTQVFMPALGGYAITYFPLFLLGAIFGKVMDVSGSAKAIADFIVNRIGASRAILAITLACGILTYGGVSLFVVAFAVFPIAAALFKEAGLPKRLIPATIALGSFTFTMTALPGTPAIQNAIPAPFFSTNAFAAPGLGAIAGLIMLVGGVLWLDRRAKKLLAAGEGYEPPVIAGGGFPGFGRKKAAEEQPRVEHSDQDDHLMERPHVPVWLAFLPIVVVIGLNYALVNWIFPSMEFEYLQQEAYGSVGIDKVAGIWGIIVALVAAIVLNLGTNWGRIQDVKATVNEGTMGSLLPIFNTASEVGYGAVIASLAAFTTIKEAVLGVSGNPLVSLALSVNVLAGVTGSASGGMSIALEALGDQFRTMAVEQGIDLELVHRVTAIASGGFDALPHNGAVITLLGICGLTHRQSYKDIGVVAVLIPVIALVAVIVLGTLFGSF